The following proteins are co-located in the Manihot esculenta cultivar AM560-2 chromosome 9, M.esculenta_v8, whole genome shotgun sequence genome:
- the LOC110622874 gene encoding dystrophia myotonica WD repeat-containing protein-like isoform X1, with protein sequence MINTTNGMLSTSSASGNSQSPGLKTYFKTPEGRYKLHYEKTHPSGLLHYAHGKTVTQVTLANLKDKPALSTPTAAPSSFSASSGVRSAAARLLGASNGSRALSIVGGNGGSKTVSSSSGSRIGSLGSSSNSMINPNFDGKGTYLVFNVGDTIFISDLNSQDKDPIKSIHFSNSNPVCHAFDQEAKDGHDLLIGLSSGDVYSVSLRQQLQDVGKKLVGAHHYNKDGSVNSSRCTSIAWVPGGDGAFVVSHVDGNLYVYEKSKDGAGDSSFPIIKDLTQFSVAHARYSKCNPIARWHICQGSINSITFSTDGACLATVGRDGYLRVFDYSREQLVCGGKSYYGALLCCAWSMDGKYILTGGEDDLVQVWSMEDRKVVAWGEGHNSWVSGVTFDSYWSSPTSDGTGETVMYRFGSVGQDTQLLLWDLEMDEIVVPLRRCPPGGSPTFSTGSQSSHWESAVPLGTLQPAPSMRDVPKLSPVVAHRVHTEPLSGLMFTQESVLTVCREGQIKVWMRPGATETQSSNSESILSSSLKDKPSFSIKVGSSSHKQ encoded by the exons ATGATCAATACGACTAACGGCATGCTTTCGACCTCATCGGCATCGGGGAACTCGCAGTCACCAGGCCTAAAGACCTATTTCAAAACTCCGGAGGGTCGTTATAAGCTCCACTACGAGAAGACACACCCTTCAGGTCTGCTTCATTATGCCCATGGCAAAACCGTCACTCAG GTAACTCTTGCTAATCTTAAGGACAAGCCGGCCCTATCAACCCCAACAGCCGCACCTTCAAGCTTCAGTGCTAGTAGTGGGGTAAGATCTGCTGCAGCCAGGTTGTTGGGGGCTAGCAATGGAAGCCGTGCACTAAGCATTGTTGGAGGGAATGGTGGGAGTAAAACTGTTAGTAGTAGTAGTGGTAGTAGGATTGGGTCATTGGGTTCTTCAAGTaattcaatgatcaatccaaatttTGATGGAAAAGGGACTTACTTGGTCTTCAATGTGGGGGACACGATCTTTATAAGTGATTTAAACTCTCAAGATAAG GATCCAATAAAATCGATACATTTTAGTAATTCAAACCCTGTTTGCCATGCCTTTGATCAAGAAGCTAAGGATGGACATGATTTGCTTATTGGATTGAGTTCTGGTGATG TCTACTCAGTGTCACTGAGACAGCAATTACAGGATGTTGGAAAGAAGCTTGTTGGGGCCCATCATTATAACAAAGATGGTTCTGTTAATAGCAG CCGTTGTACAAGTATTGCATGGGTGCCTGGAGGTGATGGTGCTTTTGTTGTTTCTCATGTTGATGGGAATTTGTACGTGTATGAGAAG AGCAAGGATGGTGCAGGTGACTCTTCATTCCCCATTATCAAAGATCTAACTCAATTTTCGGTTGCACACGCGCGTTATAGTAAG TGTAACCCTATTGCCAGATGGCATATTTGCCAGGGTTCAATTAATAGCATCACATTCTCAACAGATGGTGCATGCTTAGCAACTGTTGGAAGAGATG GTTACTTGCGAGTTTTTGACTATTCTAGAGAACAGCTGGTATGTGGTGGGAAAAGTTATTATGGTGCTCTACTATGTTGTGCTTGGAG CATGGATGGAAAATACATTTTGACTGGAGGCGAAGATGATCTAGTCCAAGTTTGGAGTATGGAAGACCGGAAGGTCGTGGCATGGGGTGAGGGGCACAACTCATGG GTAAGTGGAGTGACTTTTGATTCATATTGGTCATCACCAACTTCAGATGGCACAGGAGAGACTGTAATGTACCGGTTTGGATCTGTTGGTCAG GATACGCAATTGTTGTTGTGGGACTTGGAAATGGATGAGATCGTTGTGCCATTACGTCGATGTCCTCCTGGTGGTTCTCCCACTTTCAGTACAGGAAGTCAGTCGTCACATTGGGAGAGTGCTGTCCCACTTGGCACCTTGCAACCTGCTCCTAGCATGCGAGACGTACCAAAGCTTTCCCCGGTAGTTGCTCATCGTGTTCACACAGAACCACTCTCTGGCCTGATGTTTACTCAAGAATCTGTTCTTACTGTTTGCCGAGAGGGCCAAATAAAAGTCTGGATGAGACCTGGGGCTACCGAAACCCAGTCAAGTAATTCCGAGTCCATTTTAAGTAGCAGTTTGAAGGACAAGCCTTCATTCTCAATCAAGGTTGGCAGTTCTAGTCATAAGCAATGA
- the LOC110622874 gene encoding WD repeat-containing protein 20-like isoform X2 yields the protein MINTTNGMLSTSSASGNSQSPGLKTYFKTPEGRYKLHYEKTHPSGLLHYAHGKTVTQVTLANLKDKPALSTPTAAPSSFSASSGVRSAAARLLGASNGSRALSIVGGNGGSKTVSSSSGSRIGSLGSSSNSMINPNFDGKGTYLVFNVGDTIFISDLNSQDKDPIKSIHFSNSNPVCHAFDQEAKDGHDLLIGLSSGDVYSVSLRQQLQDVGKKLVGAHHYNKDGSVNSSRCTSIAWVPGGDGAFVVSHVDGNLYVYEKSKDGAGDSSFPIIKDLTQFSVAHARYSKCNPIARWHICQGSINSITFSTDGACLATVGRDGYLRVFDYSREQLVCGGKSYYGALLCCAWSMDGKYILTGGEDDLVQVWSMEDRKVVAWGEGHNSWVSGVTFDSYWSSPTSDGTGETVMYRFGSVGQDGCPYFEDGFGS from the exons ATGATCAATACGACTAACGGCATGCTTTCGACCTCATCGGCATCGGGGAACTCGCAGTCACCAGGCCTAAAGACCTATTTCAAAACTCCGGAGGGTCGTTATAAGCTCCACTACGAGAAGACACACCCTTCAGGTCTGCTTCATTATGCCCATGGCAAAACCGTCACTCAG GTAACTCTTGCTAATCTTAAGGACAAGCCGGCCCTATCAACCCCAACAGCCGCACCTTCAAGCTTCAGTGCTAGTAGTGGGGTAAGATCTGCTGCAGCCAGGTTGTTGGGGGCTAGCAATGGAAGCCGTGCACTAAGCATTGTTGGAGGGAATGGTGGGAGTAAAACTGTTAGTAGTAGTAGTGGTAGTAGGATTGGGTCATTGGGTTCTTCAAGTaattcaatgatcaatccaaatttTGATGGAAAAGGGACTTACTTGGTCTTCAATGTGGGGGACACGATCTTTATAAGTGATTTAAACTCTCAAGATAAG GATCCAATAAAATCGATACATTTTAGTAATTCAAACCCTGTTTGCCATGCCTTTGATCAAGAAGCTAAGGATGGACATGATTTGCTTATTGGATTGAGTTCTGGTGATG TCTACTCAGTGTCACTGAGACAGCAATTACAGGATGTTGGAAAGAAGCTTGTTGGGGCCCATCATTATAACAAAGATGGTTCTGTTAATAGCAG CCGTTGTACAAGTATTGCATGGGTGCCTGGAGGTGATGGTGCTTTTGTTGTTTCTCATGTTGATGGGAATTTGTACGTGTATGAGAAG AGCAAGGATGGTGCAGGTGACTCTTCATTCCCCATTATCAAAGATCTAACTCAATTTTCGGTTGCACACGCGCGTTATAGTAAG TGTAACCCTATTGCCAGATGGCATATTTGCCAGGGTTCAATTAATAGCATCACATTCTCAACAGATGGTGCATGCTTAGCAACTGTTGGAAGAGATG GTTACTTGCGAGTTTTTGACTATTCTAGAGAACAGCTGGTATGTGGTGGGAAAAGTTATTATGGTGCTCTACTATGTTGTGCTTGGAG CATGGATGGAAAATACATTTTGACTGGAGGCGAAGATGATCTAGTCCAAGTTTGGAGTATGGAAGACCGGAAGGTCGTGGCATGGGGTGAGGGGCACAACTCATGG GTAAGTGGAGTGACTTTTGATTCATATTGGTCATCACCAACTTCAGATGGCACAGGAGAGACTGTAATGTACCGGTTTGGATCTGTTGGTCAG gATGGATGCCCTTATTTCGAAGATGGGTTTGGATCATGA